A window of Oncorhynchus nerka isolate Pitt River linkage group LG4, Oner_Uvic_2.0, whole genome shotgun sequence contains these coding sequences:
- the LOC135571328 gene encoding uncharacterized protein LOC135571328 — protein sequence MGSSMGCVRPPREGGHGFPPLSPNPKRRLRFRRRRKGKKHQKGGSSVCSEVESIRISNIPEEEDKGTVTEATTASFKTMSDVGAKIANLTVSQAQTQSRLPLPSALCADSTSDSMGGLGGSRVLEVSPEPSPVWRRLSYPGAGREEGGTSSTMDASSSQGRPSGNPTLDNPDNPDPAVPSQVHTTPGGGQVCKVREREQGVLERPCIQRPKKEREREKKREQEEKEVEDEGGGGVAGMLGAAFNTPPEKERKGVVHIREVGGLLCVVRTVYPSDFGSPVWRGDSYHDNEVEVEVRAEPPAASPVTGNILKVQLSEEDIMRAEIAASCLNKTKVKEGAVTGNKVQLSEEDSRRAKMDARTAFLMGTQETTEVKELSLDKPAQVQEGLLIQNPFAFGYASDLLLTSPEAGGATQVGRVGLTQRRDNMDTSGPSMTTNLTGTQETTKVEGPSLQDPLSSGYASDLPLTSPEAGGATQGDWESSREGLDSATDSPLSPPQVPTKQFPQVGHFFLFHSLTHSQSWKCSLRVFGVWSRIRGGRAYLRMCCPFKSCILVSHLCERESLCFCVPLAVCVCFVSWSLSALQKALCVFSSFLGLSPEPNQHSTDHLCISPPFPSHHPFSLHTTHSFPCYF from the coding sequence ATGGGAAGCTCCATGGGTTGTGTGAGGCCTCCTAGGGAGGGAGGACACGGCTTCCCCCCACTGTCCCCCAACCCCAAACGACGCCTCCGCTTCCGGCGGAGACGCAAAGGGAAGAAGCACCAGAAAGGAGGGTCGTCGGTCTGCTCGGAAGTGGAAAGCATAAGGATAAGCAACataccagaggaagaggacaaaGGTACCGTCACGGAGGCAACCACCGCGTCGTTCAAAACTATGAGTGACGTCGGTGCCAAAATCGCCAATTTAACCGTGTCTCAGGCTCAAACTCAATCCAGACTGCCGCTGCCCAGTGCTCTCTGTGCTGACTCCACGAGTGACAGCATGGGGGGGTTGGGTGGTAGCAGAGTGCTGGAAGTGTCCCCTGAGCCAAGCCCAGTGTGGAGAAGGCTGTCCTACCCCGGAGCTGGGCGTGAGGAAGGGGGGACGAGCAGTACCATGGATGCCTCAAGCAGCCAAGGGCGACCCAGTGGCAACCCCACCCTAGACAACCCTGACAACCCTGACCCAGCTGTCCCGTCCCAGGTGCACACCACCCCTGGCGGGGGTCAGGTCTGCAAagtcagggagagagaacaaggggtCCTGGAGAGGCCTTGCATACAAAGACccaagaaagagagggaaagagaaaagaaacgagaacaggaggagaaagaggtggaggatGAAGGCGGGGGCGGGGTAGCGGGGATGCTGGGGGCTGCTTTTAACACCCCTCCGGAAAAGGAGCGCAAAGGGGTGGTCCACATTCGTGAGGTGGGGGGCTTGCTGTGTGTTGTAAGGACAGTCTACCCCAGTGACTTTGGGTCCCCAGTTTGGAGAGGGGACAGTTACCATGACAACGAGGTGGAAGTAGAGGTGCGTGCCGAACCTCCAGCCGCATCCCCAGTGACTGGGAACATCCTCAAAGTACAGCTTTCTGAGGAGGACATCATGAGAGCTGAAATTGCCGCCTCCTGTCTCAATAAGACAAAAGTCAAGGAAGGCGCAGTGACTGGAAACAAAGTACAACTGTCTgaggaggacagcaggagagCCAAAATGGATGCCAGGACCGCTTTCCTGATGGGGACCCAAGAAACTACAGAAGTCAAGGAACTTAGTCTGGATAAACCAGCCCAGGTCCAAGAGGGGCTATTAATTCAGAACCCTTTTGCCTTTGGCTATGCCAGCGATCTGCTACTCACCTCCCCAGAGGCAGGGGGCGCCACCCAGGTAGGCAGGGTTGGCCTGACCCAAAGGAGAGACAATATGGATACCTCAGGTCCCAGTATGACTACCAACCTTACGGGGACCCAGGAAACCACGAAAGTCGAGGGACCCTCGTTACAGGACCCTCTGTCCTCAGGCTATGCCAGCGACCTCCCACTAACCTCCCCAGAGGCAGGGGGCGCCACCCAGGGAGACTGGGAAAGCTCCAGAGAAGGACTGGACTCTGCAACAGACAGTCCTCTATCTCCACCCCAGGTCCCCACAAAGCAGTTCCCTCAGGTCGGGCATTTTtttctctttcactcactcactcactctcaatcGTGGAAATGTAGTCTACGTGTATTTGGGGTTTGGTCCAGGATCAGGGGGGGGAGAGCATATTTAAGAATGTGTTGCCCTTTTAAGTCTTGTATACTAGTGTCACAtctttgtgagagagagagtttgtgctTTTGTGTCcctctcgctgtgtgtgtttgttttgtgtcCTGGTCATTATCAGCCCTGCAGAAGGCACTCTGCGTCTTCTCATCCTTCCTGGGTCTGTCCCCAGAGCCTAATCAGCACAGCACAGAccatctctgcatctctcccccttttcctTCTCATCACCCATTCTCTCTTCACACCACCCACTCTTTCCCCTGTTacttttga